A region of the Gadus morhua chromosome 1, gadMor3.0, whole genome shotgun sequence genome:
ATTTAGGAATCCAGCACTTCAAActaagattattattatttacctcTTAGTTTCCAGTATGTGAATGCAAACAGGGCAAGGAATATGAGGATTGGGATTATCAAAAAGACGTGGTGACGATGTGTTGACTCTGGCAAGAGAACAAATACATAAGTATCATATCCCTCACATGTACAAACCATTTGGAATTAAATCATATATGAAAGATCATAGACATAAATGTCTTTGGGGGCACTTAGATTACTTTTCAGCCACTGTTTAATATTTTAAATTAGAACAAAATATTCCCCTGTGTAAAGGTCACCAGGAGATGCATTAATGTCATTGTTGTCATTGGTTTACTGTTAACTGAAAtatatctgtgtctgtatgtactCGCTTCAATTTGGCATGTTGAAATACTCAAAATATGACTAAAGGCTGTTGAAGGTGTGAACAGTTTGGGAGGGGTGTGAACACCTTAGGGGAACCCCGTCACGCCTGCAGAAACCACACTGGAAGACACTTTAGATTACTGAAGAGCAATTACGCCTCTCCTACTACTACTGAGCCACAAAAAGCTAGATGGCATTGCAAGTGCTAAAGAAAAAAGACGAACATCTATACAGTACTCACCACAGATTGCGTCAGATGTGGTTGTACCATCTATGTTTCCGGGTCCAGGTTCACATCTGTTGAAATGTTGAAGCATTACATATTGAGTTTCAACAAAAACAATTCCTTTAAAAATCCCTTATTTTGTTAGAATCTTTGGGAATTATAGGCACAAAGAGACAAACTAGctgatttaaatatatatataaatataaatataaatatatatatatatatatatatacacattaaaGATCTACAGCTACAGTACTAGTTACAGGAGCTACAGTAAAAGGGCTACAGCTAATGTACTACAGTTACAGCATTACAGTTAAGGTACCATTCTAAAGTTATTAAAGACTTCCTCACACTCCCCATTGGTTTGGCGAATTACTTACACAGTCCAATCATGGCAGTCACTGTCTGCAGGCTCCCCAGAAGAAAATGTGTTGGGCGGACAATCTTGACACACTGTGTCAAGAGAATGGTTCCCTGCGAAAAAGTCACCACCAAATCAAAATAGATCACAGAAaacacacctaaccctaaccctaaccctaacccactgcaGCTCATTATACCTTTGTCTTTGACCCTCTGTCCGGCTGCACAGAGGGAGTGTGCCACACAGGTAATGCACGCTTCGGTGGGGCAGTGAAACCCGTCACGACACCTGCACACGCTTAGCTTCTCCTTTGTAACAGGTCCATCGTGGACcatgtttttatctgtgagGAGGAAAGATTGCAACGGACAGGTGATGATGCTATGTGTAGAAGCTATTAACCCCGGTGCATTTCAAATGGAGTGGAGTATGATGCAGACTTACTGGGGTCACAGTACGGTTGAAGGTCACACTTCTTTTCCACAGTCCGGCCCATCCGATACTCATCCACATCACATGGCTTGCACAGGGGATCCACGCAATTTGTCTTGTCCGACATCCTGGTTCCTATTGTACAAAGATGGGCTATAGGGTTAAGGTTCCTGGCAATTCACTAAAAAGTCTGCAAGACCTTATAGagatggaagtgtgtgtgtgtgtgtgtgtgtgtgtgtgtgtgtgtgtgtgtgtgtgtgtgtgtgtgtgtgtgtgtgtgtgtgtgtgtgtgtgtgtgtgtgtgtgtgtgtgtgtgtgtgtgtgagagagagagagagagacatagagagagagagagagagagagagagagagagagaggaagaaagagacacacaaaagAGTAGCCTAAACATGTTCTGCAGCCTACCTGGAGGACATTTTGTGCAACACTGGCCATCTTCTCTATGGTATTGGGTCTGTGGATCGCAAGCGAGTGCTGCACCAGCCTGTAAACAAATGCTTGGTCATAACGTCACTCAGATTGGCGAGATACACAGAATTCCCCTAGAGGAGGATGTGGCAACGTTGCAGTGCATTCATTGACATGTGCATGGCCTTACAACGCAGGATAACAATGTGATGCATAAAATTGTCAAACGTATTCATGCCAGAACCACGTAAATGTAGCTATGTGGCTTCTGAACAACACTTCCAACTAGTACTACTAATCTGTGGGAAAACGAAACTGAAAGTAAAATTGCAGGCTCGCCTCATATTAGGGAATCGTTGTTACTAGACACAAGTTTAAAGCAATGCAATTGTGCTTTAGCTTATATCACAACTGAATTCACTACATACGGTTACATTAcataaaaaaattgctttaAAAAAACCCTGTTAAAAGATTATGCTGTTTCTAAAATAGGACAGCTGCTAGCCTGCTATCTCAAATGACCAGGACTGAAGTGAAAACCATGAAGGAAATATTGTGTGGTCGAGTGAATTACGGCTACTCACCGTGAAAAACAAAATGTAGTTCACCCAGGACATGTCGAGTGCTGATTGTCAGAATGGTGCAGTGTAGAAATACGGGTTCTGGTTGTTACTCGAAGTCATCATGAATCCTGAAAAAGAAAGTAAGAAAACTGGATAGCGCCATAGGGGCGGAGCAGAGCGAAGTTGTAGTTCCCCTGATTCTGGACTGCGAAGCACCGAAAAgggtgaccccagggggcgctgttgcatattttctgcaacatgcacgtgtTTGAAggtagacaggcatgacaaaaacataaataaaacttaAGATCTCCCCCCATCTGGTTTTTAAAtgttagcattttacagacccatacaatggatagggcgtttagtacggtccATCATCGTTGCTTCTTTCCCTATAAAAAGCTGCAGTCAGTGTTAAATAacgttgatttacctttgagcatttcctgttataggctactgtgtaaaatgacTTAACACATTCAGGATGGGTTGCACCAAAATGGATTCAATTATTATCTCAGAGTAAGGTATTTAAGAGTTTGTGTaatatgtgttgcattgtatttcgttgtccgttatgccagttgttctatgtgcatacATTggaatgttcttcttgtcaatcagtgtggggggcGAATCatcaggtcagctgggggagggccttgggagaacaggagggtgggggcttgCAAGTTGAAGGGACCAgcagtcggttgcaccagcagaacgtaaagccgatcataagttcgggtgtaaagtctgccttaaccctacgctcgacggagctagtgtcaaactaaaggtgttctaaattttggttgcaccaccataacttaagttgtaacgttactaGTAGTGCATAAAGTGTACTAGTGtcgcttttaatgacgtttagataatttcaagccaatcattgacagataacaatgtaaacaggaaatacgggcaagtttccaccttaccggagtgaagacgcgttagcacccaaatcagagggcaaacaaaacagtttaagtaatttattctctaaaatttgcttggacggtataggcgtgaggttaagctatttgatggcggattttataataaataaataaatataatattccgcccggcaaaaccgaaatcgcgcatataattcaacatcatcataataaagaaatggatcgatacggtcacggacaatccgttcccgGCGCAAACCGCGttgaaactcctcttcccattgctcaaaacgaatagccatctttaccctgcgttagtgttgaaatctttttacgtttttttcttttaacggttttatcgttagtatggaacttacaccagctagaggggaggtgtaaaagataagttataacttagtgttacgttaaaactatctgcttggtgcaactgctatttttttagtagagtgtaaagtcgaacgtttgggtgatttacgttcaacgtggcctaagtgggaccttacgttctgctggtgcaactggacccagtgccctataccacgaagctcgctgaacatacccaggctttcttgggaaaacctggctcgacagagccgcaactcgcaatcagagttaaatggtaccacgaagctcactttagattcaattagttgaaccaggttttccgctttaggttcagtgcgcgttcacgtgaaaggggcgttttttgcgtcatttttctcacctttactattaatcaagcagtctatatgcgtagaagtgaaaatattctgcatattgtctgtaaaataactatgccaaatgcagaattgttcgccattaatccaaatagaatgatgatgatttaaaaatgcataagcaacgtccatcctgccttattctatcatttagggaattcactttaaatacacccaatttaagaaatgtatggcatgttttcgactgccgagaggtagcggctctagcgtaatggattggtataagacccgaacgccaacgaccggggttcaatttcgccggtctatcatcatgcattttacccccatagatgtggtgccagcacggccttgaaaatatgggttcaagttcgaaataagcacaaaaatataattccataagctttagtgaataagtattccatatgcatgagaattaggactttttaagcttcacataaatttgcaTCACTTCGGAGTCGACCCCCCcacgcagaaattcaagactgacgcgctacctccactctagcacactgtcacggagacacaatgcgcaacagtaatcattgtctacataaggtccaaaaggacgatcaaataacgaacaccctctgatgagaatctgtatctctcatgaagaaccccaatttcgttgtttgcacaatgacaataaagtctgaaatctgaatatcgtcagacaatgccaagggatcggttctgtcccgtaaaaccctctgtctccggagagacgcctgtacgagaagtgcgccggggtccacgggaacacccacaaatggtgacgccattgtcagaggaggggctaggaagctgcgcacgccgatttaagtagccgatctccggctagactaagccgaaaaactgctcccgaccaggtttggttgcgagcataagtcaccatggtgatacagcgacgctaaaagagatcgactttcgtggtacaactaacccagacttggagctcaacatacctcgctaaccctctaagcgagcttcgtggtacagggctcGGGTTGGGGATTCCCAGGGTAACCGGTTGTTGTTAGTGTGGATTtttgccgttggttacgggtttcagtgacctggtttgtAACATTAAAGTTCCTTCAAGTACTCATGACTGGACATctttatgtcaccggcgaggtaaTTACAGTATGTTCAGATCTGGTTGCAAGAAGCCCAGCCATTCTAACCCACGCGGCTAAAAAATAGTTTCATATTCATTTCAATATAACTGCCAACACGTGAGGGAATCCCCAGATTGACAACAGCAGTGTTCATATGCTGTTGCGCCCAAAATAATGCAAGCGACAAGTCTCTGCATGTCATACATGGTTGCTGAGATTTCATGAAAGATTCCCCCCTGGACCAAGCCTCGTCTTGTTTGTGGGCGTGGAAAGGGAGAAATGTAAAACTCTATTGTAGAAGTGAAATCTCAGACCATGCAGACCTGGAATTTGGGAAGGGGAAGGCTATTCAAGCAGGCTCAGTCAACTTGACTAATCCCTCCGAAAAGTTCAGGTAGCCGAGTTATTTGAAAGACGTTTTATTGATTAAATTTTTGTTTTCATATTCCATGATGCAAGGATTAGGACTCAAGAAAAGGGAATATCCCCTCAGGATGGACATAGTCACCGAAGAGCTGCCACAGGTATAATACAGAGCTTAAAATGATACACGGCATACCTACTTAGCGTGTCTACAATCCATGCgttaaatggcaaaaaaaagtgtctgctaacAATCACGTTTTAGCAtgctaaataaaaataattgtagCTAGACCACCATGTGACAATATAATATCCTATCCACTCGCTAGTCGCTACACGAGAGTTAATCTCTAGGACACTTCTTCTTTTGACTTCTTCTTGTGACTTCCTCGTTCACTGTCATTAAACACAGAAACCACAGCATGTTTATGAATATACGAAGTTCACAGAAAATAGCaacaattttatacattttattgccCTTTTCCTGCCTTGTAGATGCAGAACCTGATGTGTGGGaaagcagtagcctacattatCTTTTTAATGAACAAATgaccaaacaaatacaaacaaccaataaacacattgacaaatacatacataagtaaatcaatatttaaattaaaaaaaaaagtaatagtatattcatttttttttttttttttgggctttaATTTCACAATGCCAGATTTATATCTGGTATGTGGAAATCTGTGGGTAGTTATTTCATAGTTTTAGATTAGTGATGCGAAATTCTGATATTTTTTTGGACTCAGTCTTCGGAATTCATATTTAATCTTTTGCTAGCTGAGCAACGAGATGCAGTTGAGCATCATGAACAAGGTGAAGAATGGTGAGCTGTCCATCGAAGACGCTCTGCAccaggccgagagagagaggaagcagttGCTCCAGCATATGGACGAGGCTGAGGAGGTAGGAGAATAAGACAACATGCATATCACAACTCTTCAAGAAAAGCCTGTTGGACTGTTTTTATTAgcatgtatttatatttctgtGTGGATGAGACTTTACATATTTTTTCTGGAGATGTAGTCTTTTGTTCCTTTGAAGGTATACCTCGCATGAAATATGTTGCTCTTCCTGTTAGATCCCTGTTCTGAGATTCCTGGAATTGATGTTGTAATTGTTGTAGAAATGCTCGCCCTCCCAGAGAGAGCACTTCTAAATAAACACTGTTATAGATGTATCAACTCTAATATCTTTCA
Encoded here:
- the cd40 gene encoding tumor necrosis factor receptor superfamily member 5 isoform X2, with protein sequence MSWVNYILFFTAGAALACDPQTQYHREDGQCCTKCPPGTRMSDKTNCVDPLCKPCDVDEYRMGRTVEKKCDLQPYCDPNKNMVHDGPVTKEKLSVCRCRDGFHCPTEACITCVAHSLCAAGQRVKDKGNHSLDTVCQDCPPNTFSSGEPADSDCHDWTVCEPGPGNIDGTTTSDAICESTHRHHVFLIIPILIFLALFAFTYWKLRGNEDKKSFEELGTTDAPVPIHGPEVAITLPEENDYPLVRPQPPMGTNGSPPVTDNGRVVAQERGKGSVVPQQESHDPLLLINPFDELQPCYLSKAALT
- the cd40 gene encoding tumor necrosis factor receptor superfamily member 5 isoform X1 yields the protein MSWVNYILFFTAGAALACDPQTQYHREDGQCCTKCPPGTRMSDKTNCVDPLCKPCDVDEYRMGRTVEKKCDLQPYCDPNKNMVHDGPVTKEKLSVCRCRDGFHCPTEACITCVAHSLCAAGQRVKDKGNHSLDTVCQDCPPNTFSSGEPADSDCHDWTVCEPGPGNIDGTTTSDAICESTHRHHVFLIIPILIFLALFAFTYWKLRGNEDKKQSFEELGTTDAPVPIHGPEVAITLPEENDYPLVRPQPPMGTNGSPPVTDNGRVVAQERGKGSVVPQQESHDPLLLINPFDELQPCYLSKAALT